Part of the Vigna angularis cultivar LongXiaoDou No.4 chromosome 1, ASM1680809v1, whole genome shotgun sequence genome, gcattaattgtacattcaattatttgtttaacTGCTGCTAATTATGTTATAACTGATTGGTATATTCGATTACGTTAGTAGttcaatcgattaaaatgcatctgatatgtgttatactataaattgacgcaaatttgaattctgtaagaacttttggtgATTCTAACACTTTTCATATCATTTAAAGAAAGTGTGATCTTAcagaaagagaggaaaagctccaagaaacaagattgaccgtggtgatcaacaacttgtgatttcttgaagagcaagactgCTGTGTTTCAAAGACTGATCAAATCTGCATACTTGGGTGTTACTACGTGATCAGATTCTGCAATCTCCtgaagattggtttgagttCCCTGTTCtgactacaggaagaagaacatgtgtgttcttgactttgagggtgcctcataGGTGTTAGACGACAAaagaggggattcttgttgTTGGTCTTGTTGTTGActgcctatattagattagagggttagaaaggtgttttatatttttgacatgaggtctctataaaaaccttgttgtaaaaaccttgatctttatagtgcattggcttcttgttgttggaaggacactagatgtaagCTTggcgaaccagtataaaaactcagtgtttgaagtttctgatccctactctcttttattcaataGATTACTTTCTGTACTTATTTGATTAAGTTTCTGCtgcattgaaaatattttaccgtgcaattcaagaaaagtatgAAGGCATCAATTTTTGtggaaaagattttaaaagcttttgttttttacacatcaccaattcaccccctcttggtgttaaaaattgagccattctattttaacaattggcaccagagctggttttcataaaatattttaaaaactaatcgATTACTATTTCCGTTTAATCGATTGATCATGGAAAATGaatttccattttcaaacctttgttgaaggtgcatccacaaataTACCATCACTATTTGATGGAGAAAACTATGCCTTTTGGAAAATAAGGATGCAAATTTTTCTTGAATCCgtggataaaggagtttgggATGCAACTCTAAACGGTCCATATGAGCCCACTCAAATTGTgaatggaaaaactgttttgaaaaaattttcAGAGTGGACTCAGGATGAGAACCGTAGAGCGCAGTATGATGTTAAGGCTAGGAATGTAATTGCTTTTGCACTAACTATGGATGAGTTTTAGGATTTCCCAACGTAAGACTgccaaagaaatgtgggaagttcttgAAGTGACACATGAAGGTacttgataacggttgaatttaccgctatttgatacttaaatttgatactaaaaaaacctttttgacttataaactagcttgaaatcatagttttgtgtgaataagagagttgaaggtgaatttaatgattCTATGCTAGATTTCCTTGTTTTCAACAGGAATttagatgatttggaagaagagttgaagtagtaaggagttggaactcaggaaGAGCTGGAAAAACATTAGAAAGGGGGAACGCAACAATGCtgacactacaaaaaaaaggttatttagaggatgtttatttttatttgcgGGGGTTTTCACCCTCCGCAAAATAAATTCCGGGGGTTTTTCAAACCGCCGCAGTTTGAGTCGCCACAAACTATCTGCGAGGTTTTTTGCGACCCCTAGTATCGCGTTCAATTTGCGGAAGTTTTTCTGTGGAAGGAAAAAACCTCCTCTATTACTGGCTATTATTTTGTGGGGGGTTTTTAACCTCctttattttcaactatttgATCACAAaagttttctatatttttgtcagtttttttatttgatgattattaaaatatataatatcgttttttgtttaatgattattaaaatatataataactacctattttcatcaatttctttcttttcttcttttattttaatttcaaaattaagtaaatttaattttttttaaattattaaataccaaacaaatatgattcctctgaataaaaaattgataccATAGAACAAAAACCCGTGAGTAGGAaggaatttagaaaaataaattgagaaacAATTGTATGTTACAGAAGGATAGGCTAGAAGTCAATGTAATCTTATTGCAGAAATAGttacaaagaaagaaatgttACCTAATTCATAATAAACTAAGTATAGTTTTATCctaaaacaatatcataaacTTCCTAAAGGTTACTTCCATCAGATGATTGTCTTGTTCCCAAAGGAGACTCTGGCTCATTTGCATCACGAGCTTgctgaaataatataaaaaatattaataaaataaactcaagTACATGTGCTCacattatgaaaataatatataaaaaatcaatcaaatagaATAAACATGTTCTATCAATCAAATAGAATAAACATCTTCTATCAAATAGAATAAACATGTTCTAAAAAATCAATCTTATGTATAACGAATTTATAACTTGAGGACAGCAGCTACAGACTATAAATACAGATATACATACTTGAGTCAAAATCATCTTATGTATCGACATTAAAATACAGTACAAATGTTGtgtaatgaatatatatatctGTGCATGCCTATATACACTTTGATATAGTGTTGTTCTGCTACTATCGTAATCCACATTCATTCCATTATgtagtttaatttttctaaCCACAAGACGTGTAGCTCATGCACTAGGGACGTGTAGCTCATGCACTAGGGACTCAGGATGAGTGAGGGTTAGTGAGATCGATGTAGGGATGTGGCATGAACTAGGTCCTTGTGTAATCTAAGTTGAAAGTGTAAGAACgatgttatatataataaacaatagAATACAAGTTAAAGTAGTGACAATCTCTGGGCCCAATGTTTGTTAATATTAGAACTACATTCAGACCAAACccataaaaaaaaagggtttcCAAAAAGCAAATGGTATAATTTCACAACATCACAAAGGACAATCCAACAGTTTCCCACTACTCGTGTCTGTTCGAAAGCTCAATTTTCCTTGGCTACTGCAGTTACTACTTTACACCATATATAAAATGCAATGGACCAGTACTTCTCACACTATGCATATAAATCTTACTGCAACAATCAATAAAGCTAACTACAACACAGATACAGACAACAACTAACTACCTAATTCTCACACTATGCATATAAATCTTACTGCAACCATCGTACTCAGAACTtgaataatgaataatatattgGAAAAGCACGACTTATCAACATCTGTTAAACTAATTTCCTAAACTCAATTGCATGTGCTCacaataattatagtaaatcaAGCATATTACTTATACTTATTTAGTAACTTACTTGTGGTTAAGGATCAAAGAAGGTAGCCAATTCATCAGGAATCTTTCCTTCCTTCATTATCATATATGCATTCAACGCACCCAAGGTGGTTTGAACTTGGGATTCTAAATTCATGTACTTTTGTTCCCACTTATTAGAAGATGTTGATGATGTGGCACTACTAGATGAACCAATGCTTAAATCTGAAAGTCGCATTCTTGTATTTCTGAATGAGTTAGTAGGAGCTGCTCCCAAACCCATGCATCGCACTCTCCCAGAATGCTCTAGGCCTAACACTCTACCAACAACATCTTGAGGGGAAACCTGTGATTCATCAGTAGTGCTTTGACTCAAACCCACTTCAATTTGTTCCTATAGGCATATAACAAGTTGTAGTCAAAGATCTAAATATTGAAGCATAATGtttgaaaatatcatattatagtAAAACTAACCGCTATAGCCTTTGTCGCCTCATTTACAAATGAGCCATCTTTTCTTTTATGAGTTTCGATATATAACATTCCACGACTAGGAAACTCTCCACTATCCAAAAGCTAAATAAAAggataagttaaaataaatagtaaattttgaaaaatactaaaaacCGTCATGTGTACTAATATCACTACCATCTCATGTCTTCTTCTTGAGATAGGTTTAGAGCCACCAGTATGAGGAATTACTTGCTTCTTgtgattttctctattttttttacaaatctcctatgaaaaaaaacaattgtaaGTTGACATaacaatcaaaataataatatacacaaATAATTCATAGCctaaacaataatgaaacttgtACCATTGTCTCCGGTTTTAGACGATATGTAACAAAGTGAGCCCATTGAGTTCTGTCTATTCCGGTCGGCACATTACATATGATTtgatcttttgtttttgttggatCATAGAACTCATTCCATAAACTTTGTCTATGTGCAGCCCACTTCTTACCCAAAGTCAATTTGCAATATCGTTGGGCAATAGCTTCAGTAGTCTTAAAACAAAATCGaagcttttgaaaaaaagaaaacatggttAGTGAGTAAAAAGTAAGTGTGCGGCATTTGAATACATGAATGATATATATACCTGTAACACTTCCTTAAAGCATTCTAAAAAATAGGTGTTAGGCATGCCTGTTTTCCCAGACCACCTTTCAAAATTAATTggaaataaattatcatttgtTGCCAATATCCCACAATATCCCGCAAGTAGTCCTTGTCCTTCGCCTATAGCCATGCCTACCTCATCAAACTCTACAATGATGTGTTGCCCATTAGGTAAGTTATTTACTTCTCTGACCTTcacctttattttcttcataacTCCTTCTAGgtctttaacaataaaaaaaacttacttaaccataagtaaaatttaaaaaattatgcatGTAGAAAAATAAATGACATATACCTATTGCATCGACATTCCAATATGATGAAGATTCACGTCTAACATGTTTTTTGGATGTTGTAGGTTGCTCTATGTTTTCTGTGGGCATCGATGGTGTTGAGTTCAATGAATCATGTGATGAGGTCTCATTTGTTGGTGAAGGACTTATTAAAACATGTGGTTGTACTTCAATGGATTCAGACATTGTAGGATTTGTTGATGGTGTAGGATTTGTTGATGGTGATTGGTCTTCAATCAATTGAGAAGTCACTATAGCATTTGTTGATAGTAAAGTACCTAAAGATTCAGGTTGAGGTGATGATTTTTGTAGATTTCGGAATCGCTTGACCTTTGGCATGGCTACATATTTATgacaaatattaaaagaaagaaatgtaTTAGGCAAAAAAGTCTGATATATATGTCATTCTAATTAACTTCCAGTATTGTTATTCTAATTCTGGTTTCATTCAGTTAACTTTGTAATAACAGTACTTCTTTATATTAGAATTTTAGAAAGTCTTAGTCTTTTGCGGATGTTTTCAAAGACAAGTTGATTCTTTGATTGGCTGTAGGCTTCTCTCATCATGCTTACCTCGATGTGCAAgttcaatttttattctttctggTACACTATAAGTTCTAAACACAAGAAAAATTGTAGAAAGATCCAAGCAGGATCAGGGGAgtgaagaaataaaatcaagaaGCAGTCAGGGTTTGTTAAAGTGGTTAATGCACAGTGGCGTTCTTGATTGGGATAGGGTCTTTCAGGTTGattctattttttgtttggtttgatgAGATAATGTGTATTTTGGCAGTTTTGGAAAGGTTAAAGCTTTCTATACAGTGCTTGTGGCGTTGTGTTCTTGACCTTGTCAGAAAGATGATGAACTACAGATATTGATGCTAATTGCGAGTTATGTTTTTGTATTTGTAGTTAGTTGCATTCTTTATAAGACTTTTCTGGTATAGATTACAATCTAAACTTTAAGAAGTAAGAGATCCGTTTGCATATTTTCTTTCAGCCAAGCGTGGACTGTCTTTAATTGGAAAGTTATTCATACCCAGCAAAAGATGACACAAATTTTTACAATAAGAAAGAAAGACAGATAGAGAGAAACAgaggagaaaaataaataaattaatgacaTGTTTGTCATACAAGAAGACTATAATAATGTTGTTGGAAATAACTCTAAGCAAGAACTGGATGAAAAGAAATCAGGTAAAGGTATTTCTACACCCTAACTCTAACTAGTCTCCTTGAAAAATGTGGTGAAAAGCCTACTAATGTTACTGGAATGCCCTTATCCTAATAAGGTGATCTCCTCCATTAAATTTGCAAGTTTTGGAACACCTCATGGGACTTGTGGAAACTTTAATCATGGAAACTGCAGTAGCAATAAGGCTCTATCCGTTGTGCAGAAGGTGATATCCTtgctttttctttaaataagaAGTTCATACATGTCTTTTGTGTAGCTAATTTTAAACATGGAAACTGTAGTAGCTAATTTTCCATTCGGATTATACTTACTCTAAAGAGCATCTTTTAACAGGGCTGCATTGGATCAAGCAGTTGTAGAATTGAACTATCAATTAATACATTCGGAGATCCATGTAAAGGAGTACCAAAGAGTTTAGCTATTGAAGCTTCTTGTGCATAGACATGCTGCTTCAAGCCCACTTATTAGTTTGTATTTGGCTTAATATCACTCTGCACACTCTCACAGGTCTCGTAGACTCATACTTAGAAATGATTCttcattatttaaatgttaaatggCTTTCTGGTAGTAAACTAAGGAAAAAATGTGAAACAAAACAGCAATGATCTGTCAATGATCTGTCAATGTAACTTTGTAAGTACCTAAACTACACTAACACATATCTGTCAATGATCTAATAACTGATAATTAACTTTGTAAAATTTACAAGTTCATCTCATGCAATCAGATTCAATAAAATCAATTCTGAAATAACAATAGCACATATGATTTATAATCTATGCCATCCAGCCAAATACATCGCACATATGAATGAGTTAGGATCTTATTACCTTTCGAAATGAGAGAACGAGCTAATAAAGAGTCACAATTCAGAAAATGTAACTTCTTCTTAACCTGAAACTGAGAAATCAAACATGTGGTACATATCATCACCTTAAGAAATCAACCATGAGTCAATTATACATTTGACTAATTGATATCCTCGTCTAAATGGTTTGTAGCCAATTGAACATATTCATTGTCATTACTATAAAATTTGTCCAACTCTTGATCTTGGTATGGTTCGTTTTCATATAACTCTTCTTGTACCTCTTCTCCCATTTCATACAAATCTCTTGGCTTTACATGCACAACAACACTCCATCCTTCATTAACCACATCATCAACATAATATACCATTTGTGCTTGAGATGCCTCAATATAAGGTTCATGTTCTTCACGGTTTCCAATATGAATAAGTCTATCAAAgttaacacaattaaaattccatTGATCCTTTTTATATCCTCTCTCGTGTAGTATCTACCCACTTACACTTGAAAAGAACAACTTTGAATCGACCATAATAATTAAGCTCAATAATATCCTCCAACTTTTCATAATAGGATAAGTCTGCTTGCCTGAAGTTCCTATCAACAGTACTTGAAACACAAGCTGTATTAGATGTTAAAAAGACACCACTATTTTGTGTTCTCAATCCCTCATCACGAGTCAATGTTCGAAATTTGAACCCATTGATGTTGTAAGCAGTAAATCTTCTAGCATTATCCAATGGACCTCGTGCTAGAAACTTCAAGTCAATAGACATTGAATTTATTGTTTCTGGATTCATAATCTAAACAAGGAAATAATGttagatataattaaaagaaaacttggtAAGTAAGAGAAAGTGTTCTATTTGATCACCCACCCGCCTTTGAAACCAATCAACAAACTCTTTAAACACTCTAGTTTCTATCTCAGTAGTTGAAGGTCGCCTTCCTCTTGATCTTCTTTTTATTAGATCTCTaaattcactacaaaaattaattacattatatgCATAAAATACAAGAATAATGTAGTTCAATTTGTTTAACTACAAATCACACACTTAATGTAGTGTACTTATTCAACAAACGGTGTGACTATCGCACAATTTAAAAGCACGTATTGATGGGCTTGTAGCTTTTGCATATGAGTTAAAGTAAACATTGAGGAACCTCCTACCACCTTCCCACCTAGTGGGAATATAGATGAAACAAAACACTCATTACCATCTGGGTTATCACAAACACGTCGTTGTATATTGAACCTTGTCTCTATATCTTCAATGTATCTAGAACAAAATGTAAGAGACTCTTTAGCTAAGTATCCCTCAGCTATAGAACCTTCTGGTTGTGCCTTGTTTCGTACAAAGGTCTTTAAAAGACCTAATTCcctataataatgataaataattacattaaataaattggaTACATATAATATCATACCTTGAACTAAAAGTAGTTAGCAATTACCTCTCTATAGGATACATATATCGATAATGAATTGGACCTCCAAGCTTTGCTTCCTCTACCAAATGGATAGTTAAATGAACCATAACTATGAAGAATGATGGTGGGAATAACATCTCTAAGTGGCAAAGTGTAACCACAATACGATTTTGAAGCATTTCAAGGTCTTCAACATTTAAGCTTTTACTACAAAGGGCCTTAAAGAATGAGCAAAACTCCACCAAGGTTGCAGTGACATGGTTTCGTAACAAATTACGTATTGCCAATGGAAGTAATTGCTCCATAATAATATGGCAATCGTGACTTTTTAGTCCTGATATTTTATGTTGAACATCATCAACACATCTAGAAATGTTACTTGAGTAACCATTAGGtactaaaacatttttcaaagttttgagAAACAACTTTTTCGTATCACGAGTTAGTGAAAACAAAGCAAGGTGGTATCTTCCATTATCATCTGGCCAAAGATCCTGCCTTATGCCCATTTCCTTCAAATCTTTCCTTGCATTAAGATTGTCTTTGGATTTAGGCTTTTCATTCAACAAAGTATAGATTAAATTGTCAAATACATTCTTTTCAATGTGCATGAAGTCTAAATTGTGACGTAACAAATTAGACTCCCAATATGGAAGTTCAAAGAAAATGCTTCTTTTATTCCACTATTTAACTTCTTGTCTACATCTTTTTCCTCTACCATCCAAATGAATTCCTCTCCCAAAtgtaacattaatattttcCACTTGCCTAAAAATGTCAGATCCAAATAATTTTAGTGGTGGATTCCGTTCTTCAGTGCTTCCATCAAAGCGAACACGATTGAATCTAAATCTATGGTTTCTACTTAAAAAGCGACGATGTCCCATAAAACACCACTTCCTACTATGAGGAAGACGACAAGGTTCTGCATCAAAGTTACAAGTAGGACAAGCTAAacctgtgtgtgtgtgtgtgttccaACCAGATAAAATACCAAGGCCAGGAAAGTCACTAATTGTCCACATAAGAGCTGCTCGCATTCTAAAAGTTTCATTCAATGAAGAATCAAAGGTCTCCACCCCATCATTCCATAGCTCACGTAACTCATCCACAAGGGGTTGTAAGTACACATCAATACTATTTCCAGGCATCTGCTTACCTGGAATGATCATGGACATGATCAATGAAGTGTGCTTCATACAAAGCCAAGGTGGAAGATTGTATGGAATTAAAAACAGTGGCCAAATACTATAAATAGAACTCATAGTGCCAAAAGGATTAAAACCATCACTGGCAAGGCCTAAGTGAACATTTCGAGGATCTAAAGCAAATTCAGGATGCATTACAATAAATGTCTTCCATGCCTCACCATCCCTTGGATGCCTTATAACTCCATCCTTGTTCTCTGAAGAATGCCATCTCATATGCTTTGCAGTCTTAGAGCACATAAACAATCTTTGCAATCTTGGTTTCAAAGGAAAGTAACGTAAAACTTTTGTAGGCTGGCAAGGCCTAAGTGAACATTTCGAGGATCTAAAGCAAATTCAGGATGCATTACAATAAATGTCTTCCATGCCTCACCATCCCTTGGATGCCTTATAACTCCATCCTTGTTCTCTGAAGAATGCCATCTCATATGCTTTGCAGTCTTAGAGCACATAAACAATCTTTGCAATCTTGGTTTCAAAGGAAAGTAACGTAAAACTTTTGTAGgttgcttttttttcttctttgggtTCCATCTAGATGTACCACAATGTTTGCATGTTTGCAAATCTTTTTCATCATCTCTTAAATATAACATACAATGATTCGGACATGCATCTATTTTGGTATAGTTAAGACCaagtttgttgatgattttcttagcctcataaaaagaaagaggCAACTTTGCTTCACTAAATGCATCTCTTAGCAAATCTAGGATCATAGTCATTGCCTTGTCACTTAATCCACACAAAACCTTgatatgatataatttgattacaaattctaattttgtgTACTTGCTCCCATcacacaatatttgatttccATCATTGAGAAACTCATTAAATTCATTATGATTCTCCCTTGGCCTTTCATTACTAACATCATCTTCACCCAATGGTTGTGATCTGCCTGTATTAGTACCTTCTTGCCTATAATGTCCAACTGCTTCATTTATCACTGTTTCCATTgcattttcaaaatgaaatgcCTCTTGTGACTCATCTTCATTTCTAGAAATATCTTGTCTTTGCCTTTCACCATGAAGATtccaaataacataatttatgggaaattgttttaaaatcaaGTGCTCTTCAACTATGCCTCTAGTTTGCCATTTCACAAACCCACATTTGGGGCATGAACATCGAATTGTGTCTCCAGAAGCTCCATTCTCAAAAGCAAAATCTAAGAATTTTTCTAAACCAATTGAGTATTCAACTGTATTTTGAGGCTTAGTTATCCAAGACTTATCCATTCAAAAATAttcctaaacaaaattaaatacacTAACACATAAGAAAGAATACAATATTcatggaaaataaaaacaaaaaaattaaaaaaaaattaaacacttgTTTCTACTAACCTTGATAACTGAGATTGCAATACTTAAGAGAGAAACCTGCAACATCAATTAAGTAGTGTTTTGTTATGACAAGTTCATTCcgaaatataacaaaaaatacacAATCATATAacaaaagatacaaaaagtaaaagttGTTAGTACCGGTCCTCTTTATCATAGTATAGAAAATGATTTCTCCATGTAAGGTAAAATCATATACACAAAACGTAGTTGTGAATTGTGAAAAGTATAAGGACTATATACACTAgcataaatatattcatttattttatatatttcatttattcattttaattaacaaCTTTGCATaatagaaaattgtttttccaaCACAAACTGTTATTGCATTCAATCCACATTATCATCCTAACAGGTGTAATCCGCTTTATCTTTCGAAGGTGGAATCCGCTTTATCTTTCGAATCACATAACAGCAGGATTCAATTTATTCAATGCTAATTAAATGCGATTAAAGCACATAAGAAAAACCAATTCAAGAAACATAACAATGTAAATTCTTGAATTGCTTTCAATCCATACATCTAGGCTACAAGTGaaaaaacttttcaatttaCAATTGTTTCTCTTTCGTGCTAGCATATATACACTAGCActaattaaataactaattaacTTACACAAGTATTGAAACAGTGAAATTAATAATGAGAGTGGTATGCCTATCTTTCCTTCCAATAGAATCCGATTACTCTTATCCAATCTTTTATATGTTCCTAATATTTTCAAGAAACCGATTAGTGAAAAGACATTTGTTATTCTTCTTATcctttttattaacatttttaatatagaaatatCCTTGTCTGGTAGGCACTTGCTAGCTATATAATATGAATATCCTACGGTGAACTCAGAGATATTTATAAGGGAACTTATTTTCAtcattactattttatttattcactaAAGGCCAAGGATTTTTCTGTTGGTCCCCATTAGAGAAAGGACACCACAACTTTGTTTCTCTTTCGTTAATCTTTCTAACAGCTgtctaaattttgtaaaaaaagtcATGTCAAGTATGATAGGGAGTGAAAATAATTCATTTGATGTAAATCTTAAAGATGaagatcaaataaaaaactcaaatatCCCTGATAGTGACAACCTAACTAATAGCCTACCCATTGCCAACTAACTGTTCATGTGTTGGTGTACCCATTCATAATTTTGTCGCTTAACCAGAAGAAAACATGATTTTGCTAACAATGCACTTACACAAATACAGAATTTCATTACTATACGAATAACCAAGAGAAATTTAGTCTACACTCCTCAACTAGAACCGGTGAGCTTTATGTAAGGCAATTCAAGGTATGTACACCCATAGTAATTGAGATAAGGTTTGTAGCAATTAACTAGGAGTAAACGACCAAAATGTTGGCAAAAATCAactatgaagttttgatgatgaacagagttgcacaagtcaagacaaattgaagatttatgtatttttataaagcttttgtaataatcaaagttgatgaagtagtactCACAAATGTA contains:
- the LOC108326871 gene encoding uncharacterized protein LOC108326871, encoding MDKSWITKPQNTVEYSIGLEKFLDFAFENGASGDTIRCSCPKCGFVKWQTRGIVEEHLILKQFPINYVIWNLHGERQRQDISRNEDESQEAFHFENAMETVINEAVGHYRQEGTNTGRSQPLGEDDVSNERPRENHNEFNEFLNDGNQILCDGSKYTKLEFVIKLYHIKVLCGLSDKAMTMILDLLRDAFSEAKLPLSFYEAKKIINKLGLNYTKIDACPNHCMLYLRDDEKDLQTCKHCGTSRWNPKKKKKQPTKVLRYFPLKPRLQRLFMCSKTAKHMRWHSSENKDGVIRHPRDGEAWKTFIVMHPEFALDPRNVHLGLASLQKFYVTFL